In Gossypium hirsutum isolate 1008001.06 chromosome A10, Gossypium_hirsutum_v2.1, whole genome shotgun sequence, the DNA window TAATTTCTTTCAGTACTTCTTCACTCCAAACGTGGCTGCCCCTCGTCAATCCAACATATTTTTCCATTCACTTTGGAAAATGTTCAGCCAAACAGAAATATGTTTCTTTGACAACCGAGTTTATCTGCAAATGAAACGTTCCCTTTAATACGGAATTGATGCATTCCACAAGGTTTGTCATCATGTGCCCATATCGTAGACCCCTGTCATACGATTGTGTCCACTAATTGAAGGGTATGTTAGAGAGGTATCCCTCCCCGGCATTGTTAATTGCCCGTaagttttccaacatttcatggAAACAGTGTTTGACGAGCTTGTACACTGTGGAGAAAAGTGAATAGTTTATCCATAATACCAAATATCTGCTGATCGATTAAATATCAAACAATTGAAACAGTGGTAAATACATACCCGTGTTGATCACTTGTACGCGTTAAGCTTTAGAATTGTGTTGTTCGTGGTAGTTCGTCGCAACATGTCTTAGACAATACCTATGGTGTGTGTGGTCTCAAAGGCTTCCTTGCCGTTCAATTGCAACCACTATTCCAAGTCCCCTATCGGAAATGACGCATATATCGAGTTGGAGGCAAACATGCCTCCTCAACCTAGAAAGGAAGAAATCTCAATAGCTTGCTGACACTCTTGACGTTATTGCAAAAGTAATCGGAAGGATGCATTTTTAGTGCACTGCCAGAAAAAAACACTTTTAGAACGTTCGAGCTTTAGTGCTTTTTTTGATAGTGCACTAAAAATGCATCTTACGTAGAGCATTTTTCTTCTAGCACTTTCAACTCAACATTTTTTCCCACTTACCCATCAGATATCCTGAGATTTTCAAGATATATTTTCTAAAGTTATCTGAAAGTTGGAAATTAATACATTGAAAAATCTAATCGACCTCAACCTCCCGTGAAAAAAATGATCAAAACtcaattgtattaaaaaaatttgaaaataaattacaaaCTAAGATTTAATCAAATCGAGTAGTTCAAGTTTTGATTATGAATcgaattgaattttacaattcgaataatccGAACATACGATTGGTATAAATACAATGCttctaaatatcaaattaaataattattaactttacatatcaaaaaattataaaaaaattaaagaatatataaaaattttaaaaaaaactcaaaacccTACACAATCCTAAATCCTAAAATCCACAAAATTCTAAccctactttaaaaaaataaaaccttaaccctaaaaagataaaaaaaaaactacttcTAACTGAAAACATTTTCTTGCACATTAATTGAAAATACTTTTAACTAAAAGTGTTTTTGTTATTTCGACCAAATcttgatattaaaaaaaatcaacctaaactgacaaatatttaaaaaaaaaaaagggatttaaaaaaaatcattcaaaaaaaaaGGCCAATATAGTGGAAAAGacctaaattataaaaaaaaagacatgGAAAGTACCCCAGAAAAAGTGGTGGCCACGAAGAGAACACGTGGAGCACAGAGGAATCGTTTTTAACTGTGGCGAGTCTTAACGCGCCATCTGGGTTACGTTTTTCCATTTTTCAACAAGTAATAATCATCATCAGCACGGTTGAGCGCCACATTTCAAAAATCGCCACGTGGCTCGATAAGACAGCGAGTGACCACACGATTTCAATTTCATTAACAGCAGCAGCAAACCACCAACTGCTAATAAATGAATAAAGTAATTTACACGTTTTATCATcaatagtttaattaaattttcatgattGAATTTCAGCGAGTAAAAGTTTTGCATATTTTTAACGTTAATCCATATTAGCTGCTCTAATTAACAACAATTCAAGCGTTagaattttactttttaattttagaccaCATATTTAACAATTTATGTGCCAAGAAAATActgattttaaaatatatttagaaaaataacattttatatttgatattaaaaaaattaagttaattttgaagAGAAATAAAAAATGCATTTTACAAAATGCGCTTTCTGACTTTTTTTACATATTAGTTCTTTTGGTAAGATGATTTACTCTTAGTGATATTTTTCTAAAtgtattgatattttttatttcatattattttaaatttttttatttttaattaataaatatattatttttaaatttttatttttaatttatctttttaattaataactcttttatttatagaatcaaataattattgtCAAATATCATTCtttgtaataaatattttttatatgtttaatatttatttttcaatccatataatgagtgtagtaaattttagtaaaatatatttttgtatgtgcaTTTGGGATATTTCACATATAAagataatgatatttgaaataattaattgaaatatttcacatataaaaatatttaaaatatcatacccacaatgtagatgaaaaataatgatatttgaaataattatttgattttataatattagaaatcacgTTACCCATAATATAagtggagaaaataaatatttgacatataaatattatatataaagaaaattacaTCTAAAAAGTtagttgatgtttttaaaaaataaaatatatttaacataatgataaatatcaattttatcaaaaatattttttattatataattatcaataattatttgattttataaataaaatatttattaattaaaaatatgaagtaaaaatttttaaaaaaacttgaaaataatatatttattaattaaaaaaattttgaaacaacaTGAAAGAATATGGAAATTTAAGATAAAATCACTATTATTTAACAATCTACAAGAGGagttaatatgttaaaaataggaattaaaattaaaaataaagcttGATacgatatgaaataaaaatagaagaGGAATCAAACTCGAGACTCAAGAATAAAACTACTAACATTTAACTATCTGACTAAAAGAACTGATGTATATTGTAGGATGCGTTTTCTGTTTCTCCCAAAAGTCAAACTATTtctctaaatattttttaaaatcaacattttttttcaattttcaccctatttatgtttttttttggtattatacacaaattgtaaaatttacttatttagaaaattattttaattttgaaaggaagaaaataaggttttaaaagataaaatatattaatgtttGAAGTGAtaaatattttccttttaaaagctaaaaaattaaattatttaatggtTGGAATTTATTATCCCTTAATGTTAACTCCATTAATAggataagcatgaaaaataaaataattaggaaACACAAAAACTGCGTATATGTATCTATTACCAAATATATAATAGAATTATTACGTATCAAAATTGTCCGCTGTCGTCTCTCACTATCTCAACAATTATCctctttcttttcactttttcctTCTCACTCGCAGCAAgcaaataagaaaaacaaaatttcttCAAAAACCCGAAGTTTCCTCTCAGAACAGAAAAATAAAAGCGAAAGCTTTGGGTTTTTTAATGCATGATCTGTTTTCATTGATtaatcaaaaatatatatttgtttctatttctgGGTTTTAAGGGAAATTCTACCATTGTTGCCAACTCAATTGACTTTTAATATCGTCAAGAGTGAAAGGGTCAGAGAATTATAATCCTTGCTTTGAATTGTTCATTGTTGGGAATAAGCTGAAAACCTAACTGGGAATTAGAATTTGAGTGTTTGTTTGTTAGTTGGAGAGATGACGCTAGAGTCTTTACCCGGGAGTTCAGGGTATCTGGATTTGTTTCCAGAGAGACGAATGTCATATTTCAGTAATCCTTATGTTTTAGGACTTACTGTAATTGCTGGAATTGGTGGCTTGCTCTTTGGCTATGACACAGGTATTAAATCCCTTTCAACCCTTATTTCTAACCTTTTGTCTTTTTTTGCTCATCATGAGATTTATTGTTTAGTCTGGTTCATCTGATGACAAAGATTTGTATATTTCTATAGATGAAACCAAGTTTTGTTTGAATGTCCGGTTCATCTAATGACAAAGATTTTTATGTTTCAATTGATTAAACTAAGTTTTGTTTGATTGTCTGGATTGTAGCAGCAGAATTGAACTGATCTTAGACATTGAAGGTTTTGTGAACCAGGAGAAGAAAAAAGACTGAGTAAACACATttttggtcttaaatctggtgtCAAAGAAAGAAACACTCTTAGTCTAACATGATTACATGattgattttcttttaattcctCAATTCAATTGAGCTTTTGTAACTTAAAAAACCCTTAAAACTGTTAATCTAGCTCATTGCTTCTGCATTATGTTATCTGGACTTCTTTAAGCAGTATCAGATATTCAACTGAACAAAACAGGAACACATGATTCTCTTCATTCCTTCTTCTGTTTAATTTCTCTGGGAACATGTTCTCATTTGGAAATGATAATGATTGCAGGTGTAATATCAGGGGCCCTTCTTTACATAAAAGATGACTTTGAGATCGTCAGGCAGAGTAGTTTCCTGCAGGTATTATGAACTTGTAAAGGTGTTCTGAAATACTAAACTTACTTCAGTCATAAAAGagcatgaaaaagaaagaaaccaaagaaatttttattttttcctttttgtgtATGATTGACTGAGTAGGGAAGGAAGAAATGGTGTTAATGATGAGGACTTTGTTAGCAGATCCCCACAGGCAACTTCTTGTTGGATCTTGCGTGTTGTGATAAGGCAACTCTTCATTTTTTTCCCGAAGCACTTGTATTCAGCACATGCTCGGACATGGTATGGGGATAGGATCCTCTGAGTACATGGAACTCTTGGAAAAAAACTGCCCATACCCATATCCAAAACTTATCCTCGAGTCTGAGTAAAATAGCTTGTGTGTGCTTGCAGCTGCTAGCTTTCAGTTGACTGGATAGGCAATTCTAATCCTGTAAAAAAAGAGCCAAATCTTGTGTTTGCAAAAGGTGCACAAGGGGAGCAATTAGGGGATTGGGAGGGGCCCCATGTCCCCTAAACATGATAGCTTGTGTGTACATGCAGTTGCTAGGTTTTAGTTGATTGGGATAGGCGATTCTAATCCCtcttaaaagaaaaggaaaatttggtGTTTGCAAAAGGTGCAGAAGGGGAGCAATTGGGTGATTTGGAGGGCTTATATTTCTACTGGCCTTTAAACTCGGTATCTTGTATAACTCCTAATGTTAGTTAACATGCAAATATGTTGTTAATTTCCTAATCTTTCCATGTTTGGAAACATCCTGATTCTTTTAGTTGGCAGGAAACTATTGTCAGCATGGCCTTGGTTGGTGCAATGATTGGAGCTGCATCCGGGGGTTGGATTAACGATGCTTATGGACGTAAGAAGGCTACTCTTCTTGCAGATGTTGTCTTTACTGCTGGAGCAATTGTCATGGCCGCTGCACCCGATCCATATGTGCTGATATTGGGACGCCTTTTAGTTGGCCTAGGTGTGGGTACTGCCTCTGTGACCGCTCCCGTATATATTGCTGAAGCATCACCTTCGGAAGTAAGGGGTGGGCTAGTTAGCACAAATGTGCTTATGATAACTGGTGGACAGTTTCTTTCCTACCTTGTAAATCTTGCTTTTACACAGGTCAGCTTGTCTTCCTACTTCATTTAGTTTCATCTGCTTGAGCCAATATACACACACACATTATGTGATGACAATTATGATATctgtaaaatattattatattttgcaTTTATGAAAAAATTGCTATTTTAAGAAAAGTAGGATTTCCccattttcctttaaaaaaatgtttttctatCAGAACTGAAAATAAATTCTCCAATTATCTTGCTCAAATACATTTGTTTGCTTTAGAAGTTTAATATTCACAAGGCTGGTGGCGAATGAAGCTAATAAATGGTTGGCTTAACAAGCTTTAGCTGGCATCTGTAGATGTTGAACTTACTAGGATGGTTCAAATGGTATAGAGTGTTGAATGTGCTTGTTAAATTACTGGTTAATAAATCAATGATGataactttttcataattttagaatCTCTTTTTGTGGTTGTTAACGAGTTGAACAAATACTTGATTAGGTAGCCCTCAAATTGTGTTCTAAGTAATACCAGTTCTCTGAGGTAATTGTTGTTTATATTCTTGGAAAAATAGAGTAATATTGTTCTATTTATGCACGTTCATTATTCTGTCAGAGTGAAAGGGTTTTCAGTTTTGCAGTTTTGGAGACACCGTATCCCAGATATTAATACAGGGTTTGCATTTTATTGGTCTTGAACGGAAACATCACTGATGGAACTCACTCGTTCTTTCCTGCTAGTTGGGTTATGCATGCGCAACCATTTTTTTCAGCATGCTGAATTTTACCTTGTAAACTAAATTTTTCCATGGCACGTGATTCTTAACTACGATGCAATGTAGATTAAATGTGTTCCATGTTCCCCTAAAATGTGTGATAATGAAACGAAAACCTGAACTTAGAAAGTGTGTTTAGAAGCTTTGTTACCTTCTTTCTGAAGCCATTTTTTTGGGCTAATTGTCCACTCAGAGCTAAGACCTTCTAGTTTGATCTCAAAATATAGATCCAATTTCGAGGCTATGGGGACTAAGCTTATTGCATTTTCTGCTAGTAGAGACCCGTGGTTTTGTAAAACAAATCAAAGCATCTTAAGAGAAATAAACATTTGATTCTGTTAGCATAACTAGTTGAAATCATATCCGTTTAAATCTGGATATACGAGTTTTGAGGTCTTAATGTTCTTAGAGATGAGAGAAGCATATGAATGTGTGAAGGATCGGTCCAAATGTTACCGGGCATTTATGCATCATAGGACTTCATGCATTCCAAAATGTTTTCAAGTACCACTACTTGCTGTCTAAAACATTGTTGCTCGAACAGGTTCGAGGAACATGGAGATGGATGCTTGGAGTTTCAGCTGTGCCAGCTGTCATTCAGTTTTTCCTTATGCTATGTTTGCCCGAGTCTCCACGATGGCTTTTCATGAAGGTACTTGTAGTACTTCGGGGGAATATCTTTGTTGATTCTGTATAATCCTTTAATGAACCATCTCATCATATTGTACAGAATGAGAAAGATAAAGCCATAGCTGTGCTTTCTAAAATTTATGACATTGCTCGGTTAGAAGATGAAGTGGATCACCTTTCTGCTGCACTAGAAGAAGAACAGCAGAGAAAGAATACTGTCAGATATTTGGATGTTTTTAGAACAAAAGAAATTAGACTTGCTTTTCTGGCTGGGGCAGGACTGCAGGTAAGAAAACTATCATTGACATTCTTTTAGATTGTGTTGCCTATTGGaattaagtttttcttttatattttgttcTAGAAAATCAACTGGTAAATCTTGTCGTTGCTTGAAACACCACTTTGTCTAATTCCAAGTGCGCTTAACATGACTCATGGCCCTTTATGTCTTGTATTTGTAGGCTTTTCAGCAGTTCACTGGCATCAATACAGTTATGTACTATAGTCCAACAATCGTCCAGATGGCTGGCTTCAATTCGAATCAGCTAGCACTTCTGCTGTCTCTCATTGTCGCTGCCATGAATGCAGGAGGAACTGTTGTCGGCATTTACCTTATCGATCATTTCGGAAGGAAAAAGCTGGCTCTTTCAAGCTTATCTGGTGTCATCGTGTCCCTTGTCATCCTTGCTGGGGCCTTTTTTGCTGAAACACCTGGTTCTTCTAATGGAATTTATGGATGGCTGGCAGTCATTGGATTAGCCCTCTACATTGCATTCTTCGCACCTGGAATGGGGCCTGTTCCATGGACTGTGAACTCAGAGATATACCCTGAGCAATACCGAGGGATCTGTGGGGGCATGTCGGCTACTGTGaattggatttcaaatttgattGTGGCCCAGACTTTTCTTACAATTGCTGAAGCAGTGGGAACTGGTGTTACTTTCTTGATTCTCGCTGGCATAGCTTTGCTTGCAGTGGTTTTTGTGATTGTGTATGTGCCGGAGACCAAGGGGTTGACATTCGTTGAAGTGGAACGAATTTGGAAAGAAAGGGCTTGGGGAAGCAGTTATAACACTGAAAGCCTTCTCGAGCATGGAAACGAGTCCGCCTAGTCACTATCGAAATCAACCCCGCATGCTTTTCTACAAAGTCGATATCCTGTCCTGGAGGCAGTTGAAGGTGTGAGCTTCATCTTTCTACACATAAATGTCGAAAGGTGAGGCATCTTAAAACATTTAGATTGTTTACTGCATTTTGGTCTTGCATATTTCAAAGTTGAGAAGGAACTTGGTGGTGATGATAGATAACCTTGTATATATAAGTTGTATTATCGCCAACGGCACGGGACATCTTTTAAGTAGGCCCGAAGTTGAGGCATGATCCTTGTATATGTTCTTTAGCTCATGTTTTCAAAGCCTTGTTGGAAGCAAAAACGGCAGCATTGGAATCATGATGGATTGTTTTTATTGTAGTGGACACCCCGAAACAGCATCTAATTGGCcttttaaaaaagaagaaaaacacagCCCTTTTAGAATGCATGAAACCAAAGAGTGGATAATTAGGGTTAAGATTgacccccctttttttttatcttatttcaattttattttattttaatttataaataggaGTATAATTTGTCTTTATTCTGTATTAGTAATAATATCAATTCTAATTAAActaagatttaatatttaaatatgaatttaaattatCGTTTAAATATCTAAgttcaataaatattataaaaatattatttaaaataaagtaaaatagatAATAGATTTAGTTGTCCAAATTTGAATACGTATACATAAATTCATTATCTAAAAGTAAAGCAAAGCATATTTATATAATGGATAGTTGAGTGTTAATAATcgcatttattttgaatttgttacgaataataatttgaatattataaatttaaatattatttaaatttataatattcaaattaaaaaaaataggcaGTCAAAATATTCGAAATCACGCTACATATCGTCATtcctaaattatatatatatatcacttgTTATCTTTTTATTGTTggatttttaaacataaacaatatattttttatagttaataTTTGGTACACTACTTGTGGAATAtcataatttgataattatagTTCAAATACCTAAGTCTTGaatttttatttcactatttcaTAAATAGAATTGTTATACATTAGTGACCATCAGCCCGAATCCAAGATAGGATCTGAGTTGCCTACCCTTTATTCGAATAGGTCCCGCCAAATAATTGAGTATAAGGCAAACCGTGAGAGGACAACGAGGGGAGTTCGCTGATCAAGCTCACAAAGAGAGCTCACACGAACCAAAAGAAAGTTGTGGTCTTAGTTCGCATATACCCAAGGAGATTGCAAAAGGGAGACCACATGATCTGGCAGGCAATCCAGAGTGAAACGCCTATTTAGCACGCCTGAGTTCCGCTCAGGACGTCAGTCCTAGGAATAGTCGGGTCAAGTCATGAACAATAAGGTCATGTCATTAATAGTAATAGTATGTATAAACACTCGAATGTTCTCATTAATAAGATACGAGAGAAATTACTCAAAAATTGGTACGGTGAGCGTGGATGAACTTCCAATCATTAgattttttagtttgattttcttttattcaGTTTCAGAATAGAAATGGTTCACCTAAATGAGATTTCCCCTTCAACCTTTCATCAGGACAGGCTGGAGCATTATGTTCTAGCGGTCAGCATAATGAAGAAGATTTGTTTGCTAGATGGTTTACCGATAGACAGTAGAACTTCAGCAATGCAGTTTATCAAGTAGTTTCTAGTCCTCTAGACCTGAATGTTTCCGTCAATCAGAAGTTGTCATTTTCTCATAGCCAAGAGGCACCCCCACAATAGTTCTTTACTTTTCAAGAGCAAATGAGGTTAATGAGGGAACAGATAGTCATTCAAGAGGCACGATTCGAGTAACAACAAGCTTTTCAAGAAAAGCTATTGAAGCAGAACGAGGAGTTAAAAAGGAAGATGAATTCTGACAATTTTGGCTTTCAGGATAACGTGAATACGCAAGACGAGGTCCAAGGAATGCAGGTGAAAGAGTGGTAGAATGAGATGGACGAGTTACAGAGGGATGTAAGTGCATTGTATCCTGAATCTCAAGACATGGATTAATTGTTTTGTTCTAACAATCCATTGGCCTCTAAAATTGTAACGGTGAACTTATCGTATGACTTCAAGGTCCCAAAAGATATGTTCGAAGGAATGAGGGACCTGCGAGCCCATTTGATGCAACACAACGACTACATGAATGTGTTAGGGGCATCAGATGTAGTAAAATGCAAGGCATTTTTCATGACGCTTAAGGAAAGTGCCAAGGACTGGTATTTGTCCCTTCCTCAAGGTTCAGTTTGAAGTTTCTCGCAAATGGGATAGATGTTTTTAGGAAGATATAGGGCTCATAGAGCAATCATGAGTACACACCTATGGGGCTGGTATTGGTAAAGCAAGGAGATGGTGAGTCCCTTCAAGATTATGTGAAGAACTTCCATGTAGTTACCCTCAATATGAAGAATTTAAAGAACCAGTGGGTTATTGATGCCTTTATAATGGGAGTACAAAATAatcatgtcaaatactcctttacAAATAATAGACCGCAAAGTTTGACTTACTTGTTCAAGCCCACAAGTTCACAGAAGTGGAGGAAATCAAAAGGGCATCTCGTGGCACCTTTTAGAGGGAGGATAGACAGTCCAGGAATAGGGAAAGACCTCGTAGTAGACAGGACACTCTTGACCAATAGTTGTGAGTAAGAAATGATAGGCCAGAGAAGTCAAGCTCAAGGTAATTTTCCTAGGGCCCTCAGAGATCTCAACCAGAGCACACTAGGAGGTATGTTCACCACAGAAGATTTAAAGCTAATACCCTATTGAATGCCACCCGTACCTACATTCTCAGTCAAGTCAAAAGCCTTGGCATCTTACCCAAGCAGCCCCCGATAAGGAGCACTATCAGAAGGTTGAATTTAAATAACAAATGTGTCTTCCACGATGACATGGGACATAAAACTGAAGATTGTTTCACTCTGAAGAATGTTATAAAAGAGGCAGTGTGAAATGGCGAGCTCGCAAAGTTTGTGAATCAGTGTGGTTCTTAACAAGGTCAAGGTTTGTGCAGTGATCCTAAGGGTAAAAAGAAAGTTAAAGGTACCATCCATATGATTTTGGGTACGGATGAACAATGGGTAGGTTCCAACGCAAAGATGAAGGCACACATGATAAGTGTGATGTTAGTTAGCACTCTCAAAAAGTCACGTCAGCAAGAAAGGTAGAATATTGAGTTTGGCAATGATTATGAGGAATTGGTCTGCAACGACAAAGGTAATAATCTGATGGTTGTCTCAACGACAATAGCATGTTTTAAGGTTAAGAGGATACTAGTGGATAGTGGAAGTGCGGTTGAGGTGTTATCTTGGGATGTATACCAGAATATGGGGTTGAAGGAACAGACATTGTCAAGGGCTAGTCCATTTTATGGTTTTGCGAACCATCCTGTTGAGGTGAAGTGCTCGATCACTTTGCCAATCACCTTGGGGATGGCGAGCACACGACTACAGAGTATGTACAATTTTTCGTGAAAAACCACCCAATGGGTACAATACTATCATTGGACGACCAATAATGAAGATGGCAAAAATGATGGTCGCAACATTTTGCATAGAGAACAAGTTCTCGACGAGGACAGAGGTTAGGGTCTTGCGATCTGATCAGTGAATCGCGAGGCAGTGCTATATGTTATCCATTAAACAAGTGCGAGAGCTGATAGCGGAGGGACAGAGCTTGTAGGGGGCAGAGTTGGCAAGTCAAGTTCTAGATTTAAACAATTTAGATGTAAGAGACAAATATAGAGGTAAAAAAACTCAAAGTTGCATAGCACATCGAGACCTTGCAACTATTCTGTGACGAGGAAGAAACTGTTAGAATCTCATCGGCATTGGTGGCAAAAGATTACAGCATGTTAGTCCAGTGTTTGAGGAAGAATTCAGATATTTTTGTCTGGTCAGCAGTAGATATTCCAAGAGTAGACCCCAAGTGATTGTCCATAAGTTGAATGTGTTCCCAGATCCATAAGTTGAATGTGTTCCCAGATACAAAACTAATAAAGcagaagaagagaaaatttgaGTTGCAGGTGGTGAAAGCAATAAGTCAAGAAGTGGCTAAACTGTTGTCAATGGGTTTCATCAATGAAGTAAAGTACCCAGATAAGGTTTCAAATATGGTTATAGTGAAAAAGGAAAACGAAAAATGAAGAATGTGCATTGACTTCACTAACATCAACAAAGCatgccctaaaaatagttttctTCTACCTTCGATTGGCCATTTAGTTTATGCCTCTACAGGTCAGAGGTTCATGACCTTCATGGATGCCTTCTCAGGCTACAATCAGATTCTGTTAAAACAAGGTGACCAGGAAAAAATAGTTTTCATCATGGAAGAGAGGATTTTCTACTATCAGGTTATGCTTTTTGGCCTTAAGAATGCAGGGCCAACCTATTAGAGATTAGTGAATAGAATCGTCAGAAACCACATAGGTCGTGGACTTGAGGTTTATGTGGATGACATATTGGTAAAAAGTGAATCTATGGGAGATCCTGTGTAAAGCTTATTTGAGATATTCGCAATCTTAAAAGCTCACAACATGAAGCTAAACCCTAAAAAGTGTGCCTTCGACGTGTGAGCTAGCATATTTTTAGGCTTCATGATTTTAGAAAGAGGGATAGGAGTAAATTTGGAAAAGATTCGCACGATCATGGAAATATCTCCCTCACGAACCATAAAAGACATTCATCACCTCACAAGTAAAGTGGTGGCACTCAATAAGTTCATTTCCAGAATGGTAGACAAGTGTCTCCCATTCTTCAAAGTTTTGAGAACCTCTTTTTCGTAGATTGAATAGTGCAAAGAAACTTTTGAAGAATTGAAGTTGTATCTTACTTCCCTTCTGCTTTTGAAATCCCCTCAGGTGGAAGAAACCCTCTATTTGTATTTGGCTACATTGGAGGAGACAGTAGCAGCAGTGTTAGTCAGATTAAAAGGCGTTCACCAATTCCCAGTGTATTACACTAGCAAGGTACTCTAGAGTGGTAAGCTGAGGTACTTGAAAATAAAGAAGTGTACTTTTTTCTTTGATGGAAGCAGCTCGCAAGTTGTGGCCGTACTTCCAAGCTCATCCAATCGTTGTCATAACTAATCAGCCCACAAAGGAAGTGTTGTCCAAGGCAGACACCTCAAGAAAGGTAACAAAGTAGAATATTAAGTTAGCTGAATTTGGGGTGGAATTCACTTCGTAAATAGTAGTAAAAGGGCAAGTGCTAGCTGAGTTTATGGTAGTGTGTTCTTTTAAGGAGACTACTAACACAACAGTAGTTAACCCACCTGATATGCTCCCAAGTTCCTAGCAAGTTAGTAGTTTTGATTATACAGCACATTATTTTGCTCCTTCATTTCCAAAAGCTACTCGCAATCCCTTTTACGTAGGGCTGCA includes these proteins:
- the LOC107903776 gene encoding inositol transporter 1 isoform X2, which gives rise to MTLESLPGSSGYLDLFPERRMSYFSNPYVLGLTVIAGIGGLLFGYDTGVISGALLYIKDDFEIVRQSSFLQETIVSMALVGAMIGAASGGWINDAYGRKKATLLADVVFTAGAIVMAAAPDPYVLILGRLLVGLGVGTASVTAPVYIAEASPSEVRGGLVSTNVLMITGGQFLSYLVNLAFTQVRGTWRWMLGVSAVPAVIQFFLMLCLPESPRWLFMKNEKDKAIAVLSKIYDIARLEDEVDHLSAALEEEQQRKNTVRYLDVFRTKEIRLAFLAGAGLQAFQQFTGINTVMYYSPTIVQMAGFNSNQLALLLSLIVAAMNAGGTVVGIYLIDHFGRKKLALSSLSGVIVSLVILAGAFFAETPGSSNGIYGWLAVIGLALYIAFFAPGMGPVPWTVNSEIYPEQYRGICGGMSATVNWISNLIVAQTFLTIAEAVGTGVTFLILAGIALLAVVFVIVYVPETKGLTFVEVERIWKERAWGSSYNTESLLEHGNESA
- the LOC107903776 gene encoding inositol transporter 1 isoform X1; the encoded protein is MTLESLPGSSGYLDLFPERRMSYFSNPYVLGLTVIAGIGGLLFGYDTGVISGALLYIKDDFEIVRQSSFLQIPTGNFLLDLACCDKATLHFFPEALVFSTCSDMETIVSMALVGAMIGAASGGWINDAYGRKKATLLADVVFTAGAIVMAAAPDPYVLILGRLLVGLGVGTASVTAPVYIAEASPSEVRGGLVSTNVLMITGGQFLSYLVNLAFTQVRGTWRWMLGVSAVPAVIQFFLMLCLPESPRWLFMKNEKDKAIAVLSKIYDIARLEDEVDHLSAALEEEQQRKNTVRYLDVFRTKEIRLAFLAGAGLQAFQQFTGINTVMYYSPTIVQMAGFNSNQLALLLSLIVAAMNAGGTVVGIYLIDHFGRKKLALSSLSGVIVSLVILAGAFFAETPGSSNGIYGWLAVIGLALYIAFFAPGMGPVPWTVNSEIYPEQYRGICGGMSATVNWISNLIVAQTFLTIAEAVGTGVTFLILAGIALLAVVFVIVYVPETKGLTFVEVERIWKERAWGSSYNTESLLEHGNESA
- the LOC107903776 gene encoding inositol transporter 1 isoform X3, with the translated sequence METIVSMALVGAMIGAASGGWINDAYGRKKATLLADVVFTAGAIVMAAAPDPYVLILGRLLVGLGVGTASVTAPVYIAEASPSEVRGGLVSTNVLMITGGQFLSYLVNLAFTQVRGTWRWMLGVSAVPAVIQFFLMLCLPESPRWLFMKNEKDKAIAVLSKIYDIARLEDEVDHLSAALEEEQQRKNTVRYLDVFRTKEIRLAFLAGAGLQAFQQFTGINTVMYYSPTIVQMAGFNSNQLALLLSLIVAAMNAGGTVVGIYLIDHFGRKKLALSSLSGVIVSLVILAGAFFAETPGSSNGIYGWLAVIGLALYIAFFAPGMGPVPWTVNSEIYPEQYRGICGGMSATVNWISNLIVAQTFLTIAEAVGTGVTFLILAGIALLAVVFVIVYVPETKGLTFVEVERIWKERAWGSSYNTESLLEHGNESA
- the LOC107903776 gene encoding inositol transporter 1 isoform X4, encoding MALVGAMIGAASGGWINDAYGRKKATLLADVVFTAGAIVMAAAPDPYVLILGRLLVGLGVGTASVTAPVYIAEASPSEVRGGLVSTNVLMITGGQFLSYLVNLAFTQVRGTWRWMLGVSAVPAVIQFFLMLCLPESPRWLFMKNEKDKAIAVLSKIYDIARLEDEVDHLSAALEEEQQRKNTVRYLDVFRTKEIRLAFLAGAGLQAFQQFTGINTVMYYSPTIVQMAGFNSNQLALLLSLIVAAMNAGGTVVGIYLIDHFGRKKLALSSLSGVIVSLVILAGAFFAETPGSSNGIYGWLAVIGLALYIAFFAPGMGPVPWTVNSEIYPEQYRGICGGMSATVNWISNLIVAQTFLTIAEAVGTGVTFLILAGIALLAVVFVIVYVPETKGLTFVEVERIWKERAWGSSYNTESLLEHGNESA